The following proteins are encoded in a genomic region of Galbibacter sp. BG1:
- a CDS encoding FAD-dependent oxidoreductase, with translation MKNPELRTSRDQNPLSREAYPELSESFLRLIEKHSEEVSLSKDDILFDVGQDCYDFAYVKKGAVNIVDRSNDKTVVQIKEGHFLGEIGMLMGQKTFLAGIAAEDAVLLKIPQDKITNLVRINPEIGDAVVNAFAARRRLLMQWGEGGVVIIGKENRKGTTQLIEFVSRSKIPFRFIDESDSESLSELKQQCNVPKAETVVVIGHSTVLCDPNPLDLAGALGLDLVSDTDTLFDVLIVGAGPAGLAASIYGASEGLKVLVVEDTAIGGQAGTSSKIENYFGFPTGVSGGELAYKGEIQAIKFGARITTPRRAISLTKEEEIFHLGLNDERCVRGKSVILANGVQYRRLPIDRLEYFENRGIYYAATDLEAKYCIDSNVVVVVGGGNSAGQAAMFLCGFANHVYVVVRGDGLSATMSSYLTDRIEKDDRIDLLTHSEICALNGNDSLESIKLVNNKTGEYQEIQTKALFIMIGAVPNTSWLSDKICLDDKGFIYTDKKADSNASAFETSVAGVYAVGDIRSGSVKRVASAVGEGSVVISSVHQYLSK, from the coding sequence GTGAAAAATCCTGAACTCCGCACTTCGCGAGACCAAAACCCTTTAAGCAGGGAAGCATATCCTGAACTTTCTGAGTCTTTTTTACGGCTTATAGAAAAACATAGCGAAGAAGTAAGTCTTTCCAAAGACGACATTTTGTTTGATGTTGGTCAAGATTGTTATGATTTTGCCTATGTAAAAAAAGGAGCGGTAAATATTGTAGATCGCTCCAACGATAAAACGGTCGTGCAAATTAAGGAAGGTCATTTTTTAGGGGAAATAGGAATGCTAATGGGGCAGAAAACTTTTCTTGCCGGTATTGCTGCGGAAGATGCCGTACTTCTAAAAATACCTCAAGATAAAATAACAAATCTAGTTAGGATAAATCCCGAAATCGGCGATGCTGTTGTAAATGCTTTTGCGGCAAGACGCCGTTTGCTTATGCAATGGGGCGAAGGAGGGGTGGTTATTATAGGGAAGGAAAACCGAAAAGGAACAACACAACTCATAGAATTTGTAAGTCGAAGTAAAATTCCATTCCGATTTATCGACGAGAGTGACTCTGAAAGTCTGAGTGAACTCAAACAGCAATGTAATGTTCCTAAGGCGGAAACAGTAGTTGTTATCGGCCATAGCACAGTACTTTGCGATCCCAATCCATTAGACCTTGCCGGGGCGCTGGGCTTAGATTTAGTTTCTGATACCGACACTCTTTTCGATGTGCTCATAGTGGGTGCTGGCCCTGCGGGTCTGGCAGCTTCCATTTATGGGGCAAGTGAAGGTTTAAAGGTATTGGTAGTGGAAGATACCGCCATTGGAGGCCAAGCAGGAACCTCCTCTAAAATTGAAAATTATTTTGGGTTTCCTACTGGTGTTTCTGGAGGAGAATTGGCCTATAAAGGGGAAATACAAGCTATAAAGTTTGGAGCGCGCATAACAACTCCGCGAAGAGCCATCAGTTTAACAAAAGAGGAAGAAATCTTTCATTTAGGCCTAAATGATGAACGCTGTGTACGTGGAAAATCCGTTATTCTTGCCAATGGAGTTCAGTATAGACGTTTGCCCATAGATCGTTTGGAATATTTCGAGAATCGTGGAATTTATTATGCAGCAACAGATCTGGAAGCAAAATATTGTATCGATAGCAACGTAGTAGTAGTAGTAGGAGGCGGTAATTCTGCCGGACAAGCAGCCATGTTTTTATGCGGATTTGCAAATCATGTCTATGTGGTGGTGCGAGGGGATGGTTTAAGCGCTACAATGTCTTCTTATTTAACGGATAGAATTGAAAAAGACGATCGTATCGATTTATTGACACATTCAGAAATTTGTGCCTTAAATGGGAATGATAGTCTGGAAAGCATAAAACTAGTCAATAATAAAACGGGGGAATACCAAGAGATTCAAACCAAGGCATTGTTTATTATGATCGGCGCTGTACCGAATACCAGTTGGTTGAGTGATAAAATCTGCTTAGATGATAAAGGATTTATTTATACGGATAAAAAGGCAGATTCCAATGCCTCCGCTTTCGAGACTTCCGTGGCTGGCGTGTATGCGGTGGGGGATATTAGAAGTGGATCGGTTAAAAGGGTTGCTTCTGCTGTAGGGGAAGGTTCCGTGGTGATTTCTTCCGTACATCAATATCTTTCAAAATAA
- the hisS gene encoding histidine--tRNA ligase: MAQKPSIPKGTRDFTSVEVTKRNYIMDAIKRHFEVFGFLPIETPSFENSETLMGKYGDEGDRLIFKILNSGDFLSKVSDDLYTKKDALALTSKISEKALRYDLTVPFARYVVMHQNEIELPFKRYQIQPVWRADRPQKGRFREFFQCDADVVGSTSLWQEVEFVQLYDAVFNELGLKGITIKMNNRKILSGIAEVIGAKDKLIDFTVALDKLDKIGEEGVKNEMLEKGISETAIEKVQPLFSFQGSNKDKLESLSALLASSEEGMKGVEELNFIIDAIADLGLEQAVLDIDVTLARGLNYYTGAIFEVAAPKEVKMGSIGGGGRYDDLTGIFGLKNVSGVGISFGLDRIYLVLEELNLFPAEITENTKVLFINFGTKEAMYGMKAVKKLRQNGIKAELYPDDAKMKKQMNYANKRKIPFVVLAGTKEMEEETYTLKNMISGEQEEVSFLEMSEKVR; the protein is encoded by the coding sequence ATGGCGCAAAAACCGAGTATACCAAAAGGAACCAGGGATTTCACTTCCGTAGAGGTGACCAAAAGAAATTATATTATGGATGCTATTAAAAGGCATTTTGAAGTCTTTGGTTTTCTACCTATAGAAACTCCTAGTTTTGAAAATTCAGAAACCTTAATGGGTAAATATGGTGATGAAGGTGATCGGTTGATATTTAAAATATTGAATTCTGGCGACTTTTTGTCGAAAGTTAGTGATGATCTGTACACTAAGAAAGATGCGCTGGCCTTAACTAGCAAAATTTCAGAAAAAGCGCTACGTTACGATCTTACCGTTCCATTTGCCCGTTATGTAGTCATGCATCAAAATGAAATTGAATTGCCTTTTAAACGCTACCAAATTCAGCCGGTATGGCGTGCAGATCGTCCGCAGAAGGGAAGATTTAGAGAGTTTTTTCAATGTGATGCAGATGTGGTGGGTTCTACATCTTTATGGCAGGAAGTGGAATTTGTGCAATTATACGACGCTGTTTTTAATGAATTGGGTCTGAAAGGTATTACCATTAAAATGAACAATCGTAAAATCCTTTCAGGAATAGCCGAAGTTATTGGAGCTAAGGATAAGCTTATAGATTTTACTGTGGCCTTAGATAAGCTGGATAAGATTGGAGAAGAAGGGGTAAAAAATGAAATGCTGGAGAAAGGAATTAGTGAAACAGCCATTGAAAAGGTACAACCACTATTTTCTTTTCAAGGGAGTAATAAAGATAAATTAGAGAGTTTGTCGGCTCTTTTAGCTTCCTCTGAAGAGGGAATGAAAGGAGTGGAAGAACTAAATTTTATTATCGATGCCATTGCCGATTTAGGCCTCGAACAGGCTGTGCTGGATATCGATGTTACTTTGGCGCGCGGACTCAATTACTATACAGGGGCTATTTTCGAAGTAGCGGCGCCCAAAGAAGTTAAAATGGGATCCATCGGCGGTGGTGGCCGCTATGATGATCTTACGGGGATTTTCGGACTTAAAAATGTAAGTGGAGTAGGGATTTCCTTTGGTTTGGATAGAATTTATTTGGTTTTGGAGGAACTCAACTTATTCCCCGCTGAAATTACTGAAAACACCAAAGTTCTATTTATAAACTTCGGTACGAAAGAAGCCATGTATGGTATGAAGGCTGTTAAAAAGCTGAGGCAAAATGGTATCAAAGCAGAATTGTATCCGGATGATGCCAAGATGAAAAAACAAATGAATTACGCCAATAAGCGAAAAATACCATTTGTGGTTCTTGCTGGAACTAAAGAAATGGAAGAAGAAACCTATACACTTAAAAACATGATTTCTGGAGAACAAGAAGAGGTAAGTTTTCTTGAAATGAGTGAAAAAGTACGCTAG
- a CDS encoding DUF6495 family protein has protein sequence MKYRRLTKEQLEEMHPEFINFLAAQSITADEWETIKKEKPNVAEDEIDVFSDLVWEGVLGKVAYLENITATEMHLFHLAEKEMSLIAVRVHQPGVDLTTEPGFEWFKKNFLTDAVDMMTAKKAYSEDKNKDKFQLIEKGAVITKGELFRYFDDIIEIE, from the coding sequence GTGAAGTATAGAAGACTTACAAAAGAGCAGTTGGAAGAAATGCACCCAGAGTTTATAAACTTTCTGGCAGCACAATCCATAACTGCAGATGAATGGGAAACTATTAAAAAAGAAAAGCCGAATGTTGCTGAAGACGAGATAGATGTTTTTAGCGATTTAGTATGGGAAGGAGTGCTTGGGAAGGTAGCTTATTTAGAAAATATTACCGCCACGGAGATGCATTTGTTTCATTTAGCTGAAAAAGAAATGTCGCTTATTGCGGTTAGGGTTCATCAACCGGGGGTAGATTTAACTACAGAGCCCGGTTTTGAGTGGTTTAAAAAAAATTTCCTTACCGACGCCGTGGATATGATGACGGCCAAAAAGGCCTATTCAGAAGATAAGAATAAAGATAAGTTTCAACTCATCGAAAAAGGAGCCGTAATAACCAAAGGTGAATTATTTCGCTACTTTGATGATATTATTGAAATAGAATAA
- a CDS encoding TonB-dependent receptor, with protein sequence MKKLLLFTLFVVIAANAGLAQVTTANIKGIVVDTQNEPLPGASVVAIHTPTGTKYGGATNFDGRFNLLNLRIGGPYTVTISYIGFQTQEITDVYLDLGQTTELDVVMADDSQQLDEVVVTGDSSGTFDGDRTGAETSVGRRELTRLPTISRSAQDFTRLEPSAASDGSFGGRNDQFNNFSLDGAIFNNPFGLDAATPGGQTDSQPISLDAIEQIQVSIAPYDVTQSGFTGASVNAVTKSGTNEFYGTVYGFFRNEDLTGGKVNGEDVIKPKLEQNQYGISIGGPIVKDKLFFFANFEKDERTDLGTFGFIPNTGSGAVNESRVSENDLIMVQDALAGLGYDTGRYEGFTFGAESTKGILKLDWNINDSNRLAFIYNFLDAYKEKPAHPTALGIRGPSASTLQFENSGYRINNNIQSFQLELNSTISDKVVNKLQSGYTHFDDFRDPLSTPAPSILIEQNGANYIVAGHEPFSINNTLDQKVYQITNNTNIFLGDHNLTVGFSMEKFEFDNSFNLGYYGGTFGFDINGEVRNFNNVQEFLDNAQPGGLIDNLIQGAQGTFDALNASDGWSLAETNVGQLSFYAQDEWNITDDFKLTYGVRFDKPLYFDTKDKIQENIDRKGTYMPEIVYFDPETKQETTLNSLELPNNDFLISPRLGFNWDVKGDNSFKIRGGSGIFTGRFPFVWLGNQVQGVDFFFYQVVDPDFKWPQVWRNSLGADYKFENGLVLTTDVSYTKDVNGIHVQNWGLMDPSENLNAPGDNREYYANSDKGNNAYVLTNNDEGRVWNATFKAQKFFNSGFFASLAYNYLDAKDVNSIEAEITGDAFDFNPVVGDANRAVLSNSRYGDTHRFIGVVSKRFSYGKDKWATTISAFGEFAQGGRFNYTYAGNINNDSSFQNNDLIYIPTSEEVQQMRFDDQGPIAPEAQAAAYEGYIQQDEYLSENRGGYMERYGALSPWRSRIDLKILQDFNFKVAGDKTNTIQFSIDVLNFGNMLNSNWGVVETPRNVNPIAVTEIDANNVPTYSFDPSLTETFIPSSDINSRWQAQVGLRYIFN encoded by the coding sequence ATGAAGAAACTACTTCTATTTACATTGTTTGTCGTAATTGCCGCAAACGCAGGACTTGCACAAGTTACTACGGCCAACATCAAGGGTATCGTTGTCGATACTCAAAATGAACCTTTACCGGGGGCGAGTGTGGTTGCCATACACACACCTACAGGGACGAAGTATGGTGGCGCAACCAATTTCGATGGACGTTTTAACTTATTAAACCTTAGAATTGGTGGGCCTTATACGGTAACCATTTCTTACATAGGTTTTCAAACACAGGAAATTACAGATGTTTACTTAGACTTAGGTCAGACTACAGAATTAGACGTAGTGATGGCAGACGATAGTCAGCAATTAGACGAAGTGGTTGTTACTGGAGATAGCAGTGGTACTTTCGATGGCGATCGCACCGGTGCAGAAACAAGTGTTGGTCGTAGGGAATTAACTAGATTGCCAACAATTTCTAGATCTGCTCAAGACTTTACACGTTTAGAGCCTTCGGCTGCTAGTGATGGTTCTTTTGGTGGACGAAATGATCAATTTAACAACTTCTCTTTAGATGGTGCTATATTCAATAATCCATTTGGTTTGGATGCAGCTACTCCAGGTGGTCAAACTGATTCTCAGCCAATTTCATTGGATGCTATTGAACAAATTCAAGTTTCTATTGCTCCTTACGATGTTACTCAATCTGGTTTTACAGGAGCTTCTGTAAACGCCGTAACTAAAAGTGGTACTAACGAATTCTACGGTACCGTTTACGGTTTCTTTAGAAATGAAGACCTTACAGGAGGAAAAGTTAATGGTGAGGATGTTATCAAACCTAAATTGGAACAAAATCAATACGGAATTAGTATTGGAGGGCCAATAGTAAAAGACAAATTATTCTTTTTTGCAAACTTCGAAAAAGATGAAAGAACAGACTTAGGTACCTTTGGTTTTATTCCAAATACAGGTTCTGGTGCTGTAAATGAATCCCGAGTTAGTGAAAATGATTTAATTATGGTACAAGACGCTTTGGCGGGTCTTGGTTATGATACAGGTAGATATGAAGGTTTTACTTTTGGAGCGGAATCTACAAAAGGGATTTTAAAGTTAGATTGGAATATTAATGATAGTAACCGTTTGGCTTTTATTTATAACTTTTTAGATGCCTACAAAGAGAAGCCTGCGCATCCAACAGCATTGGGTATAAGAGGGCCAAGCGCTTCTACTTTACAATTTGAGAATTCGGGATACAGAATCAATAATAATATCCAATCATTCCAACTGGAGTTAAACTCTACAATTTCTGATAAAGTTGTGAATAAATTACAGTCGGGGTATACTCATTTCGATGATTTTAGAGATCCTTTATCCACGCCAGCTCCTAGTATTTTAATTGAGCAAAATGGTGCAAATTACATTGTTGCTGGTCACGAACCTTTTTCAATTAATAATACTCTAGATCAAAAAGTTTATCAAATAACCAACAATACCAATATCTTTTTGGGGGACCATAACCTAACAGTTGGTTTTTCGATGGAGAAATTTGAGTTTGACAATAGTTTTAATTTAGGTTATTACGGAGGAACATTTGGGTTTGATATTAATGGAGAGGTTAGAAACTTTAATAACGTACAAGAGTTTTTGGATAACGCACAACCAGGAGGTTTAATTGATAACCTAATTCAAGGTGCACAAGGAACTTTTGATGCTTTAAACGCTTCTGATGGATGGTCTCTAGCTGAAACGAATGTTGGTCAACTTTCTTTCTATGCACAGGATGAGTGGAATATTACAGACGATTTCAAGCTTACCTACGGAGTTAGATTTGATAAACCATTGTATTTCGATACAAAAGATAAAATTCAAGAAAATATTGACCGTAAGGGGACTTATATGCCAGAGATCGTTTATTTCGATCCGGAAACTAAACAGGAGACTACACTTAATTCCTTAGAATTACCAAATAATGATTTCTTAATTTCACCAAGATTAGGTTTTAACTGGGATGTTAAAGGGGATAATTCCTTTAAAATCCGTGGAGGATCAGGTATATTCACGGGTAGATTTCCATTTGTATGGTTAGGAAACCAAGTGCAAGGGGTAGACTTTTTCTTCTATCAAGTAGTAGACCCCGATTTTAAATGGCCACAAGTATGGAGAAATAGTTTAGGAGCTGACTATAAATTTGAAAATGGATTGGTTTTAACGACTGATGTTTCTTATACAAAAGATGTAAATGGAATCCACGTACAGAACTGGGGGTTAATGGACCCAAGCGAGAATTTAAATGCCCCAGGGGATAACCGCGAATATTATGCTAATTCCGATAAAGGAAATAATGCATATGTGTTAACAAATAATGATGAGGGTAGAGTATGGAACGCAACATTTAAGGCACAAAAATTCTTCAATAGTGGGTTCTTCGCGAGTTTAGCTTATAACTATTTAGATGCTAAAGATGTAAACTCTATTGAAGCGGAAATTACGGGAGATGCTTTCGATTTCAATCCTGTTGTGGGTGATGCAAACCGTGCAGTTCTTTCTAATTCCAGATATGGAGATACTCATAGATTTATTGGGGTTGTTTCCAAAAGATTCTCTTATGGTAAAGATAAATGGGCTACCACGATCTCTGCTTTTGGAGAATTTGCTCAAGGAGGAAGATTTAATTACACCTACGCTGGTAACATAAATAACGATAGTTCTTTCCAGAATAACGACCTTATTTATATTCCAACGTCTGAAGAAGTACAACAAATGAGGTTCGATGATCAAGGGCCTATAGCTCCAGAAGCCCAAGCGGCCGCTTACGAAGGTTATATTCAACAAGATGAATACCTTAGCGAGAATAGAGGGGGTTATATGGAAAGATATGGTGCATTGTCTCCATGGAGAAGCCGTATCGATCTTAAAATCCTACAAGATTTCAATTTTAAGGTGGCTGGGGACAAAACCAATACCATTCAGTTTAGTATCGATGTATTAAACTTTGGTAACATGCTAAATTCAAACTGGGGTGTTGTTGAGACCCCTAGAAACGTTAACCCAATCGCTGTTACTGAGATAGATGCTAATAATGTTCCAACTTATAGTTTCGATCCTAGTTTGACAGAAACTTTTATTCCATCTTCAGATATTAACTCCAGATGGCAAGCACAAGTAGGATTGCGTTACATTTTCAACTAA
- the rplI gene encoding 50S ribosomal protein L9 has translation MELILKKDVENLGFKDDVVTVRNGYGRNFLIPQGHAILATISAKKVLAENLKQRAYKEKKIIDDAQKVADQLKDVEIKISAKAGSGNKLFGSVSNADLSEAIQKEANLSINKKYISILGGNVKVAGPYEATIRLHREVIVNFPFEVIAEAK, from the coding sequence ATGGAATTAATATTAAAGAAAGACGTAGAGAATTTAGGATTTAAAGACGATGTGGTAACTGTTAGGAACGGTTACGGACGTAATTTCCTAATACCACAAGGTCATGCAATTCTGGCTACCATTTCTGCTAAAAAAGTATTGGCAGAGAATTTAAAGCAAAGAGCATACAAAGAGAAAAAGATTATTGATGATGCTCAAAAAGTTGCAGATCAACTTAAGGATGTTGAAATTAAGATAAGTGCAAAAGCAGGTTCAGGTAATAAATTATTTGGTTCTGTAAGTAACGCAGATCTTTCTGAAGCTATCCAGAAGGAAGCGAATTTAAGTATTAATAAAAAGTATATTAGTATTTTAGGAGGAAATGTAAAAGTTGCAGGTCCTTACGAGGCTACTATAAGATTACACAGAGAAGTAATCGTTAATTTCCCTTTTGAAGTAATTGCAGAAGCTAAGTAA
- the rpsR gene encoding 30S ribosomal protein S18, with translation MSSIEQQAKGKKDGEIRYLTPLNIETNKTKKYCRFKKSGIKYIDYKDPDFLLKLVNEQGKILPRRLTGTSLKYQRKVSVAIKRSRHLALMPYVADLLK, from the coding sequence ATGTCATCTATAGAGCAACAAGCAAAAGGAAAAAAAGACGGTGAGATTAGATATCTTACCCCACTTAACATAGAGACCAATAAGACAAAGAAATATTGTCGTTTCAAAAAGTCTGGTATCAAGTATATCGATTATAAAGATCCAGATTTTTTATTGAAGTTGGTAAATGAGCAAGGAAAAATTTTACCAAGAAGGTTAACCGGAACCTCATTAAAGTATCAAAGAAAAGTGTCTGTAGCTATTAAAAGATCTCGTCACTTAGCTTTAATGCCTTACGTAGCAGATTTATTAAAATAA
- the rpsF gene encoding 30S ribosomal protein S6: protein MNHYETVFILNPVLSDTQIKETVKKFEDFLTAKGAEFVSKEDWGLKKLAYPIQNKKSGFYHLFEFKVAGEAIEPFELEFRRDERIMRYLTVKLDKHAIAWAEKRRKKLNEKA from the coding sequence ATGAATCATTACGAAACTGTTTTCATTCTTAATCCCGTTTTATCTGACACCCAGATAAAGGAAACAGTTAAGAAGTTTGAAGATTTCTTAACCGCTAAAGGGGCGGAGTTTGTATCAAAAGAAGATTGGGGGCTAAAAAAATTAGCGTATCCAATCCAAAACAAAAAAAGTGGATTTTACCACCTTTTTGAATTTAAAGTTGCCGGAGAAGCAATTGAGCCATTCGAATTAGAATTTAGACGTGACGAGCGTATCATGCGTTACCTAACTGTGAAGTTGGATAAACATGCAATTGCTTGGGCGGAGAAAAGAAGAAAAAAACTTAACGAAAAAGCTTAG
- a CDS encoding LytR/AlgR family response regulator transcription factor — translation MKMNCIIVDDSSIQRMSVARLIKNHPMLNLVAEYSNAIEARNGLKNQKIDLIFLDIEMPVINGFDLLEALEEPPQVILITGSAQYALKAFDYDVTDYLHKPITQERFEASVKRAQDNFKLKVASKEDDEHIFVKSNLKKRKVFLNEINWVEALGDYIKLVTEEANIVILSTMKSFEKELPADRFLRIHKSYIVNLDKVEKFNSKNVEVNGKQIPLSRNKKQELSEALSSSNS, via the coding sequence ATGAAGATGAATTGTATTATTGTTGACGACTCTAGCATACAGCGAATGTCTGTAGCAAGATTGATAAAGAACCACCCGATGTTAAACTTGGTTGCGGAATACAGTAACGCAATCGAAGCCCGTAACGGACTCAAAAATCAGAAAATAGATCTTATATTTTTAGATATAGAAATGCCGGTTATTAATGGTTTTGATCTCTTGGAAGCCTTAGAGGAGCCACCACAGGTAATACTTATTACTGGTAGTGCCCAATACGCCCTTAAAGCGTTTGATTATGACGTAACAGATTACCTCCATAAACCAATAACCCAAGAAAGATTTGAAGCTTCGGTTAAAAGAGCACAAGACAATTTTAAACTGAAAGTAGCCTCCAAAGAGGACGACGAGCATATCTTCGTGAAAAGTAATTTAAAAAAGCGTAAAGTATTTTTAAATGAAATTAACTGGGTGGAAGCCTTGGGAGACTATATTAAATTGGTGACGGAAGAAGCCAATATTGTAATTCTTTCCACCATGAAATCTTTTGAAAAAGAATTGCCCGCCGATCGTTTTCTTAGAATACACAAGTCTTACATTGTTAACCTCGATAAAGTTGAAAAATTTAACAGTAAGAATGTGGAAGTTAATGGGAAGCAAATACCTTTGAGCAGGAACAAAAAACAGGAATTGTCTGAAGCGCTTAGCAGCAGCAACTCCTAA